A part of Penaeus chinensis breed Huanghai No. 1 chromosome 6, ASM1920278v2, whole genome shotgun sequence genomic DNA contains:
- the LOC125026471 gene encoding uncharacterized protein LOC125026471, with protein sequence MKVLACVLLAAGLVSAQLGPDAAPVGVDAGAAPVDVAAGDPNTLSSPAAAGAGAGAGASAGAAAAQQSFRDKVYGAGLNNPAAFPPNMLAFNRAKHIVTNIRPDLRVRVNIDGSIELTDIYGQEVDEEVIFPDLEEIQEQRLQAQRNAILRRRQEQDAQLIREFNLGANAQDFGLGNFGQGNQGGFTI encoded by the exons ATGAAGGTTCTC GCATGTGTGTTGTTGGCCGCTGGCCTAGTCTCGGCCCAGCTGGGCCCCGACGCCGCTCCTGTCGGTGTTGATGCCGGCGCTGCCCCCGTTGATGTCGCTGCAGGGGACCccaacactctctcctctcccgccgccGCAGGAGCCGGTGCCGGTGCCGGAGCAAGTGCCGGAGCTGCTGCCGCCCAGCAGAGCTTCAGGGATAAGGTCTATGGCGCAGGCCTCAACAACCCCGCCGCCTTCCCCCCCAACATGCTGGCATTCAACCGCGCCAAGCACATCGTCACCAACATCCGCCCTGACCTCCGCGTG CGAGTCAACATCGACGGAAGTATTGAGCTGACCGACATCTACGGACAGGAGGTCGATGAGGAGGTCATTTTCCCCGACCTGGAGGAGATTCAGGAGCAGCGCCTGCAGGCCCAGAGGAACGCCATCCTGCGCCGCCGACAGGAGCAGGACGCTCAGCTCATCCGTGAGTTCAACCTCGGGGCCAACGCACAAGACTTCGGTCTTGGAAACTTCGGCCAGGGCAACCAGGGCGGCTTCACCATCTAa